The following are encoded together in the Mycolicibacterium arabiense genome:
- a CDS encoding ACP S-malonyltransferase, with amino-acid sequence MLALLAPGQGSQTPGMLSPWLELPGAEERLGSWSEAIGLDLVRLGTTATAEEITDTAITQPLVVAATLLAFDEVTKRGLLDGKTTVTAGHSVGEIAAYSIAGVLAADDAVTLAATRGAEMAKACATEPTGMAAVLGGDEAEVLARLEARDLVPANRNAAGQIVAAGAISALDKLVEDPPAKARVRKLATAGAFHTHYMASALDGYSAAAQSVTAGEPSTTLLSNADGQPVESAADAMTKLVAQLTRPVRWDLCTATLAQRQVTAIIEFPPAGTLVGIAKRELRGVPTHAVKTPADLDGLTEI; translated from the coding sequence GTGCTTGCGCTGCTCGCGCCAGGACAAGGATCGCAGACCCCAGGCATGCTCTCCCCATGGCTCGAACTGCCCGGCGCGGAGGAACGACTCGGCTCGTGGTCTGAGGCCATCGGCCTCGACCTCGTCCGGCTGGGCACCACGGCAACGGCCGAGGAGATCACCGACACCGCGATCACCCAGCCACTCGTGGTCGCCGCGACGCTGCTGGCCTTCGACGAGGTCACCAAGCGCGGACTGCTCGACGGCAAGACGACCGTGACGGCCGGACACTCGGTCGGCGAGATTGCGGCCTACTCGATCGCAGGCGTGCTCGCCGCCGACGACGCCGTCACCCTCGCCGCCACCCGCGGTGCGGAGATGGCCAAGGCGTGCGCCACCGAGCCCACCGGCATGGCTGCGGTGCTCGGCGGCGACGAGGCCGAGGTGCTGGCCCGTCTGGAGGCGCGCGACCTGGTCCCCGCCAACCGCAACGCCGCGGGACAGATCGTCGCCGCAGGCGCGATCTCGGCGCTCGACAAGCTCGTCGAGGACCCGCCTGCGAAGGCGCGCGTGCGCAAGCTCGCGACGGCCGGCGCGTTCCACACCCACTACATGGCCTCCGCGCTCGACGGCTACTCGGCCGCCGCCCAGTCCGTCACCGCAGGCGAGCCGTCCACCACCCTGCTGTCGAACGCCGACGGCCAGCCGGTCGAGTCGGCCGCCGACGCGATGACCAAGCTGGTCGCCCAGTTGACCAGGCCCGTGCGCTGGGACCTGTGCACCGCGACGTTGGCCCAGCGCCAGGTCACCGCGATCATCGAGTTCCCGCCGGCCGGGACGCTCGTCGGGATCGCGAAACGAGAACTTCGGGGAGTGCCGACGCACGCCGTCAAGACCCCCGCAGACCTGGACGGGCTCACGGAGATCTAA
- a CDS encoding PucR family transcriptional regulator, whose product MTDKTVGDDPTSRSSLELLDSVPESLLRRVKQHSGRLSTEAIHVMGERLPFFAELEASQRASVQLVVQTALVNFAEWMRDPRGDVGYTAEAFALVPQELTRRIALRQTVDMVRVTMEHFEEAVPVLARNQDQRTALTVGILRYSRNLAFAAASGYADAAEARGAWDTRMEANIVDAVVRGDIGPGLQSQAAALNWDATAPATVVVGLPNPARVEYTSEDVHAIVNRHGRVALTDVHGTWLVAIVSGQLSPTDRFLADLMNVFGDGPVVIGPVATSLSGAHYSAHEAMAGMNAVAGWSGAPRPVPARELLPERALAGDRSAIAVLESEVMRPLADAGPALAETLDAYLDSGGAIEACARKLFVHPNTVRYRLKRITDFTGRDPTVPRDAYILRVATTLGRLSREVSHTSAVNRAMVELTPLATSFRGQ is encoded by the coding sequence GTGACCGACAAAACCGTGGGCGACGACCCAACCAGCAGGTCGTCGCTGGAGTTGCTGGACTCCGTCCCGGAATCGCTGCTTCGACGCGTGAAGCAGCATTCCGGGCGGCTGTCCACCGAGGCCATCCACGTCATGGGCGAGCGGCTGCCGTTCTTCGCCGAACTCGAGGCGTCGCAGCGGGCCAGCGTCCAGCTCGTCGTCCAGACCGCGCTGGTGAACTTCGCCGAGTGGATGCGCGACCCCCGCGGCGACGTGGGCTACACGGCCGAGGCCTTCGCGTTGGTGCCGCAGGAGTTGACCCGTCGCATCGCACTGCGCCAGACCGTGGACATGGTGCGGGTGACCATGGAGCACTTCGAGGAAGCGGTGCCGGTGCTGGCGCGCAACCAGGACCAGCGGACCGCGCTGACCGTCGGCATCCTGCGCTACAGCCGCAACCTGGCCTTCGCCGCCGCCTCCGGGTACGCCGACGCCGCCGAGGCGCGTGGCGCGTGGGATACCCGGATGGAGGCCAACATCGTCGACGCGGTCGTCCGTGGCGACATCGGCCCCGGACTCCAGTCGCAGGCCGCCGCGCTCAACTGGGATGCCACCGCGCCGGCGACCGTCGTGGTCGGCCTGCCCAACCCGGCCCGGGTGGAGTACACCAGCGAAGACGTCCACGCCATCGTCAACCGGCACGGACGGGTCGCACTGACCGACGTGCACGGCACCTGGTTGGTGGCCATCGTGTCGGGTCAGCTCTCGCCCACCGACAGGTTCCTGGCGGACCTGATGAACGTGTTCGGGGACGGCCCGGTCGTCATCGGGCCGGTCGCCACGTCACTATCGGGCGCGCATTACAGCGCCCACGAGGCGATGGCGGGCATGAACGCGGTGGCCGGATGGAGTGGCGCGCCGCGGCCCGTGCCGGCTCGCGAATTGCTGCCCGAACGAGCCCTTGCCGGGGACCGATCGGCCATCGCGGTCCTGGAATCCGAGGTGATGCGGCCGCTCGCCGACGCCGGACCTGCGCTCGCCGAGACCCTCGACGCCTACCTCGACTCAGGGGGCGCGATCGAGGCTTGCGCACGCAAATTGTTCGTTCATCCAAACACCGTTCGCTACCGCCTGAAACGCATCACCGACTTCACGGGCAGGGATCCCACGGTGCCGCGCGACGCGTACATCCTGCGGGTCGCGACGACCCTCGGCCGCCTGAGCCGTGAGGTCTCCCACACCAGCGCCGTGAACAGGGCCATGGTGGAGCTGACGCCCCTGGCTACTTCGTTTCGTGGACAGTGA
- the aceE gene encoding pyruvate dehydrogenase (acetyl-transferring), homodimeric type, which produces MTTEFARQDLAQNSSNTTEPDRVRVIREGVASYLPDIDSDETAEWLESFDALLERSGPSRARYLMLRLLERAGEQRVAIPALTSTDYVNTIPTELEPWFPGDEDVERRYRAWIRWNAAIMVHRAQRPGVGVGGHISTYASSAALYEVGFNHFFRGKSHPGGGDQIFIQGHASPGIYARAFLEGRLTADQLDGFRQEHSHPGGGLPSYPHPRLMPDFWEFPTVSMGLGPMNAIYQARFNHYLADRGLKDTTNQHVWAFLGDGEMDEPESRGLIQVAANEGLDNLTFVVNCNLQRLDGPVRGNGKIIQELESFFRGAGWNVIKVVWGREWDALLHADRDGALVNLMNTTPDGDYQTYKANDGSYVRDHFFGRDPRTKALVEPMTDAEIWNLKRGGHDYRKVYAAYRAAMDHKGQPTVILAKTIKGYTLGKHFEGRNATHQMKKLALQDLKDFRDAQRIPIGDDQLEENPYLPPYYHPGPNAPEIRYLLDRRRTLGGFLPERRTKMKSLKLPPRDTYKALKKGSGNQEVATTMATVRTFKELLRDKEIGKRIVPIIPDEARTFGMDSWFPSLKIYNRNGQLYTAVDAELMLAYKESEIGQILHEGINEAGSTASFTSVGTSYATHDEPMIPVYIFYSMFGFQRTGDGLWAAADQMAKGFVLGATAGRTTLTGEGLQHADGHSLLLASTNPAVVTYDPAFAYEIAYIVEEGLRRMYGDAPENVFYYMTIYNEPYVQPAEPENFDPEGLLKGIYRYRPAKEKRSNVAQILTSGVAMPEALRAADLLAAEWDVAADVWSVTSWGELNRDGVALDREALRHPDKQAGQAYVTKVLADTAGPVVAVSDWMRAVPEQIRPWVPNTYVTLGTDGFGFSDTRPAARRYFNTDAESVVVAVLSALARDGEIDPSVAVAAAKQYKIDDVLAAGVSFKDTGSA; this is translated from the coding sequence TTGACCACCGAGTTCGCACGCCAGGACCTGGCCCAAAACTCAAGCAACACAACAGAACCCGATCGCGTTCGCGTCATCCGCGAAGGCGTCGCCTCATACCTGCCCGACATCGACTCGGACGAGACGGCGGAGTGGCTGGAATCGTTCGACGCATTACTCGAGCGGTCCGGGCCGTCGCGCGCCAGGTACCTGATGCTGCGTCTGCTGGAGCGCGCCGGCGAACAACGCGTCGCGATCCCGGCGCTCACGTCGACCGACTACGTGAACACGATCCCGACCGAGTTGGAGCCCTGGTTCCCCGGTGACGAGGACGTCGAGCGTCGCTACCGCGCCTGGATCCGGTGGAACGCCGCGATCATGGTGCACCGCGCGCAGCGGCCCGGAGTCGGTGTGGGCGGCCACATCTCGACCTACGCCTCGTCGGCCGCACTCTACGAGGTGGGGTTCAACCACTTCTTCCGCGGCAAGAGCCACCCCGGCGGCGGCGACCAGATCTTCATCCAGGGCCACGCCTCCCCCGGCATCTACGCGCGCGCCTTCCTCGAGGGCCGGCTAACCGCCGACCAACTGGATGGTTTCCGCCAGGAACACAGCCATCCCGGTGGCGGCCTGCCGTCCTACCCCCACCCGCGGCTGATGCCGGACTTCTGGGAGTTCCCGACGGTGTCGATGGGCCTCGGGCCCATGAACGCCATCTATCAGGCCCGGTTCAACCACTACCTGGCCGACCGCGGCTTGAAGGACACCACCAATCAGCACGTGTGGGCGTTCCTCGGCGACGGCGAGATGGACGAACCGGAGTCGCGCGGACTGATCCAGGTGGCCGCCAACGAGGGGCTCGACAACCTGACCTTCGTGGTCAACTGCAACCTGCAGCGCCTCGACGGCCCGGTGCGTGGCAACGGCAAGATCATCCAGGAGCTGGAGTCGTTCTTCCGCGGCGCCGGCTGGAACGTCATCAAGGTGGTGTGGGGCCGCGAGTGGGACGCGCTGCTGCACGCCGACCGCGACGGCGCGCTGGTGAACCTGATGAACACCACGCCCGACGGCGACTACCAGACCTACAAGGCCAACGACGGCAGCTACGTGCGCGATCACTTCTTCGGTCGTGACCCGCGCACCAAGGCGCTGGTGGAACCGATGACCGACGCCGAGATCTGGAACCTCAAGCGCGGCGGTCACGACTACCGCAAGGTGTACGCCGCCTACCGCGCCGCGATGGACCACAAGGGTCAGCCCACGGTGATCCTGGCCAAGACCATCAAGGGTTACACCCTGGGCAAGCACTTCGAGGGTCGCAACGCCACCCACCAGATGAAGAAGCTCGCGCTCCAAGACCTCAAGGACTTCCGCGACGCCCAGCGCATCCCGATCGGCGACGATCAGCTCGAGGAGAACCCCTACCTCCCGCCGTACTACCACCCCGGGCCGAATGCACCCGAGATCCGCTACCTGCTCGACCGTCGCCGCACCCTCGGCGGCTTCCTGCCGGAGCGCCGCACCAAGATGAAGTCGCTCAAGCTCCCGCCGCGCGACACCTACAAGGCGCTCAAGAAGGGGTCGGGCAACCAGGAGGTCGCCACCACCATGGCGACGGTCCGCACGTTCAAGGAACTCCTGCGCGACAAGGAGATCGGCAAGCGCATCGTGCCGATCATCCCCGACGAGGCCCGCACGTTCGGTATGGACTCGTGGTTCCCGAGCCTGAAGATCTACAACCGCAACGGCCAGCTCTACACCGCCGTGGACGCCGAACTGATGTTGGCGTACAAGGAGAGCGAGATCGGCCAGATCCTGCACGAGGGCATCAACGAGGCCGGCTCGACGGCGTCGTTCACCTCGGTCGGCACCTCGTACGCGACCCACGACGAGCCGATGATCCCGGTCTACATCTTCTACTCGATGTTCGGGTTCCAGCGCACCGGCGACGGGCTCTGGGCGGCCGCCGACCAGATGGCGAAGGGCTTCGTGCTGGGCGCCACGGCCGGTCGCACCACGCTGACGGGTGAGGGCCTGCAGCACGCCGACGGTCACTCGCTGCTGCTGGCGTCGACGAACCCGGCCGTGGTGACCTACGACCCGGCGTTCGCCTACGAGATCGCCTACATCGTCGAAGAGGGTCTGCGGCGCATGTACGGCGACGCCCCGGAGAACGTCTTCTACTACATGACGATCTACAACGAGCCCTACGTTCAGCCCGCCGAGCCGGAGAACTTCGATCCCGAGGGGCTGTTGAAGGGCATCTACCGGTACCGGCCGGCGAAGGAGAAGCGCAGCAACGTCGCGCAGATCCTGACCTCCGGCGTCGCGATGCCCGAGGCGTTGCGTGCCGCCGACCTGCTGGCCGCCGAGTGGGACGTCGCCGCCGACGTCTGGTCGGTGACCAGCTGGGGCGAACTCAACCGCGACGGCGTCGCACTCGACCGGGAGGCCCTGCGCCACCCGGACAAGCAGGCCGGCCAGGCGTACGTGACCAAGGTGCTCGCCGACACGGCGGGCCCCGTGGTGGCCGTGTCGGACTGGATGCGCGCGGTGCCCGAGCAGATCCGTCCCTGGGTGCCCAACACCTACGTCACCCTGGGCACCGACGGGTTCGGATTCTCCGACACCCGGCCCGCGGCGCGGCGCTACTTCAACACCGACGCCGAGTCGGTCGTGGTCGCCGTGCTCTCGGCGCTGGCGCGCGACGGTGAGATCGATCCGTCGGTCGCGGTGGCGGCCGCCAAGCAGTACAAGATCGACGACGTGCTGGCCGCAGGCGTCTCGTTCAAGGACACCGGAAGCGCCTGA
- a CDS encoding DUF3052 domain-containing protein, with amino-acid sequence MVAADSPNYAQRLGIEKDHVIQELGWDEDSDDDIRADIEDACGGELLDEDSDEVVDVVLLWWRDDDGDLVDRLMDAITPLADDGVIWVVTPKTGKPGHVQPAEIAESAPTAGLVQTSSANLGDWIASRLVQPKSKAASRR; translated from the coding sequence GTGGTTGCGGCGGACTCGCCGAACTACGCCCAGAGGCTGGGCATCGAAAAGGACCATGTCATCCAGGAGCTTGGCTGGGATGAGGACAGCGACGACGACATCCGGGCGGACATCGAGGACGCCTGTGGCGGCGAACTCCTCGATGAGGACTCCGACGAGGTGGTCGACGTCGTGCTCCTGTGGTGGCGCGACGACGACGGCGACCTCGTCGACCGGCTGATGGATGCCATCACACCGCTCGCGGACGATGGCGTCATCTGGGTGGTGACACCCAAGACCGGCAAGCCAGGGCACGTGCAGCCGGCGGAGATCGCCGAGTCGGCACCGACCGCAGGGTTGGTCCAGACCTCGTCGGCCAATCTGGGCGACTGGATTGCGAGTCGACTGGTGCAGCCGAAGTCGAAGGCCGCCAGCCGGAGGTGA
- a CDS encoding peroxiredoxin, which yields MLEAGTRAPDFTLKDQAGQPVTLSAFRGTHSVLLVFFPLAFTPVCQGELGEIRDHLDDFQNDVTRTLAISVGPPPTHRAWAAQNGFTFPVLSDFWPHGAVAEDYGVFNAQTGYPNRGTFVVDASGVIAFAEMKQPGELRDRAVWTEALAALPTG from the coding sequence CTGCTTGAGGCAGGCACCCGCGCGCCGGACTTCACGCTGAAGGATCAGGCGGGCCAGCCCGTCACCCTGAGCGCCTTCCGCGGGACCCACAGCGTCCTGCTGGTCTTCTTTCCGCTCGCGTTCACCCCGGTCTGTCAGGGCGAGCTGGGGGAGATCCGCGACCACCTCGACGACTTTCAAAACGACGTCACCCGGACGCTGGCCATCTCGGTCGGGCCACCGCCCACCCACCGGGCGTGGGCCGCGCAGAACGGGTTCACGTTCCCGGTGCTGTCCGACTTCTGGCCGCACGGCGCGGTGGCCGAGGACTACGGCGTGTTCAACGCGCAGACCGGCTACCCGAACCGCGGCACGTTCGTCGTCGACGCGTCCGGAGTCATCGCGTTCGCGGAGATGAAGCAGCCGGGGGAACTGCGCGATCGGGCGGTGTGGACCGAGGCGCTGGCGGCCCTGCCCACCGGCTGA
- a CDS encoding Fic family protein, with translation MPANIADLVLELPSFVLADAESASREIARFDAELGGEIAPFASVLLRSESAASSQIENLTASARAIGEAELPGGKSKRNAAMVVANTAAMQAAVTLSDTLNADSIRTMHRALMINDPRHTPGEFRTEPVWIGSGSTPIGATFVGPRHELIPGAIGDLIAFAHRADVPALPQIAVSHAQFETIHPFTDGNGRTGRALVQAMLRNKGLTRQVTVPVSAGLLADTGAYFAALTSYRDGDAAPIVESFSRATILAIANGRQLVVELREIRENWNGVISARSDSAVWKVADLLTRRPVLNAVLLAQELGIESTNAHRYLNPLTKAGILIETTNGPRNRVWRSPEVLAALDAFAERAGRRG, from the coding sequence GTGCCCGCCAACATTGCCGATCTAGTTTTGGAGCTGCCATCATTTGTGTTGGCCGACGCTGAGTCAGCCAGCCGCGAGATTGCACGGTTTGACGCCGAACTCGGCGGCGAGATCGCTCCGTTCGCATCAGTGCTGCTGCGGTCGGAATCCGCCGCGAGTTCGCAGATCGAGAACCTGACCGCCTCGGCGCGCGCAATCGGTGAGGCCGAGCTGCCCGGTGGAAAGTCCAAGCGAAACGCGGCCATGGTCGTCGCCAACACCGCTGCGATGCAGGCAGCGGTCACCCTGTCTGACACCTTGAACGCGGACAGTATCCGGACGATGCACCGCGCCTTGATGATCAACGATCCCCGCCACACCCCAGGCGAGTTCCGCACCGAGCCAGTGTGGATCGGAAGTGGGTCCACCCCAATCGGCGCGACGTTTGTCGGCCCGCGACATGAGCTGATCCCTGGGGCGATCGGCGATCTGATCGCGTTCGCCCACCGGGCCGACGTGCCCGCGCTGCCGCAGATCGCGGTGAGTCACGCACAGTTCGAGACCATCCACCCCTTTACCGACGGCAACGGCCGGACAGGGCGCGCATTAGTGCAAGCGATGCTGCGCAATAAGGGATTGACGCGGCAGGTTACGGTGCCGGTCTCAGCCGGGCTGTTGGCCGACACCGGCGCATACTTCGCCGCATTGACGAGCTATCGCGACGGTGACGCTGCGCCGATTGTCGAGAGCTTCTCGCGAGCCACCATTCTGGCGATCGCCAACGGGCGACAACTGGTCGTCGAACTTCGCGAGATTCGGGAAAACTGGAACGGTGTGATCTCCGCGCGGTCCGACTCCGCGGTGTGGAAGGTCGCCGACTTGTTGACTCGCCGCCCGGTCCTGAACGCCGTACTACTGGCGCAAGAACTGGGCATCGAGTCGACCAATGCTCACCGCTATCTCAACCCGCTCACGAAAGCAGGAATTCTCATCGAGACAACCAACGGGCCCCGCAACAGAGTGTGGCGTTCTCCAGAAGTACTCGCCGCGCTCGATGCTTTCGCCGAACGCGCCGGCCGACGCGGTTGA
- a CDS encoding site-specific integrase: protein MTTTDEPGTKRARRAEPITKHTARNGAVSYRFQVDVGIQPDGTRDRQRFTFPTLAEARREYRRITTEVAAGAFVKRDPTTVAEYLTRWLDSRRDVRPNTLTGYRHSLKPVIDTLGSMGLQQLRTADIDALVTVRLSGAPVTQRDRRGRRAAEVLTFLRGQPEGAKYNEILGALGEPGIRSLDRLVTSGGVVRKGRGRYVAAEPSDPQRPRVPGSVSPRTVVTMLVVLSSALDDAMREGLVARNVARLVKRPTVEHHEMKSWTPEQAGQFRHHVRDDRLNACWLLTLAGLRRSEVLGLRWFDVDFDAGTVSVAQGRVVVEGTGTVTGDPKSKRSRRALPMPVDVLTALRTFRLRQAEERLAIGSQYPDTGLVAVNADGSPIRPETYSSQFAQHAKDAGVPVIRLHDVRHTAATMLLDGGTTPSATAKWLGHDPAITLRVYGHVYDDALAAAGDALMGRSRTSGEP from the coding sequence ATGACTACCACTGACGAGCCAGGTACCAAACGCGCACGTCGCGCGGAGCCGATCACCAAACACACCGCAAGAAACGGTGCAGTCAGCTATAGGTTTCAGGTCGACGTCGGCATCCAGCCCGACGGCACCCGCGACAGGCAACGATTCACCTTTCCCACGCTTGCGGAAGCGCGTCGCGAGTACCGGAGAATTACCACCGAGGTGGCAGCCGGCGCGTTCGTCAAACGCGACCCCACGACTGTCGCCGAGTATTTGACCCGGTGGCTTGACAGCAGACGCGACGTGCGTCCTAACACCCTCACCGGATACCGGCATTCTCTGAAGCCTGTCATCGACACACTCGGGAGCATGGGTCTTCAACAGCTGCGCACCGCTGACATCGACGCTCTGGTGACGGTGCGACTGAGCGGCGCGCCGGTCACCCAGCGCGACAGAAGAGGCCGTCGCGCAGCAGAAGTCCTCACTTTCTTGCGAGGCCAGCCCGAAGGGGCGAAGTACAACGAGATCTTGGGGGCCCTCGGTGAACCAGGTATCAGGTCCCTCGACCGGCTTGTGACTTCGGGTGGCGTGGTGCGGAAGGGGCGCGGTCGCTACGTGGCCGCCGAACCAAGTGACCCACAGCGCCCCCGGGTCCCAGGCAGCGTCAGTCCGCGGACTGTGGTCACCATGCTCGTCGTGCTGTCGTCCGCCCTCGACGACGCGATGCGGGAAGGTCTGGTAGCGCGGAATGTGGCGCGCTTGGTGAAGCGCCCGACAGTCGAACACCACGAAATGAAAAGCTGGACCCCTGAACAGGCCGGCCAGTTTCGGCATCACGTGCGCGACGACCGTCTGAACGCCTGCTGGTTGTTGACCCTCGCCGGACTTCGCCGCTCGGAAGTACTCGGGCTCAGATGGTTTGACGTCGATTTCGATGCTGGCACCGTGTCCGTCGCTCAGGGCCGCGTGGTGGTCGAAGGCACAGGCACAGTCACCGGCGACCCGAAGTCAAAGCGCTCGCGCCGGGCGCTCCCGATGCCCGTCGACGTCCTTACAGCGCTCCGTACCTTCAGGCTTCGCCAAGCCGAGGAACGCCTCGCCATCGGTTCGCAGTATCCCGACACCGGACTCGTTGCCGTCAACGCAGACGGCTCCCCCATCCGGCCGGAGACATACTCTTCCCAGTTCGCTCAGCACGCGAAAGACGCTGGCGTGCCGGTCATTCGGCTACACGATGTGCGGCACACCGCCGCCACCATGCTGCTCGACGGCGGCACCACACCGTCGGCGACGGCAAAGTGGCTGGGCCATGATCCGGCGATCACGCTGCGGGTGTACGGGCACGTCTATGACGATGCACTCGCCGCGGCGGGTGATGCGCTGATGGGACGGTCGCGCACTAGCGGCGAGCCGTAG
- a CDS encoding helix-turn-helix domain-containing protein → MSTNIFDGLPLLLAVPQAAAILGISRAAAYRLAASGELPVRRLGGRVYVVTAELQQLIAS, encoded by the coding sequence TTGAGCACCAACATCTTTGACGGTTTACCGCTGTTACTTGCAGTTCCTCAAGCCGCTGCAATACTCGGCATCAGCCGGGCGGCGGCGTATCGGCTCGCCGCCTCGGGCGAACTGCCGGTGCGCCGACTTGGCGGCCGCGTCTACGTCGTTACCGCAGAGCTACAACAGCTGATTGCGTCGTAA
- a CDS encoding family 16 glycosylhydrolase — translation MNLLAFADAKVLLAHRLRVVARFTDFHRRVDVFSGSDDVDALRRIYVINLDRKPNRWRRQRRELHRFRDRRGERLSGLTRRFSAIDARYLNGDIDESILVPSFSLAEQLAVDPHPRLVIDDATRAHQIAMTPQEVAVALSHIEVWKLVAHGDVSSALILEDDVVFVRSFAKKLKAAWVELTDASGGDLRFDLLYLAYRELRPTARRNFVRRKPIPRTEPGLWEASGYVLSRAGARRLLDRLPAHGPIDLWLNLQFDSLLVYSAAERIIEQRLDEPSTNSYSVLPALAKVGLLTQEKPLVHAAAKLPEPVIALGPHGSGLTALATALAMLGYTCFSDANSLPRREQDALDNNRLRSFNAYVNIGSVAGLHFAALAATYPSALFISTAPDTQFGAIPVHRHLHLEPHHRDKWAALSHFLSIEYPSLPYPGDIDLGQRTTVEMPETSTTVNQSHVLRADVSPWILRQADDVLRGFRTLDDTRVKSAHTTVDWTSDSALPLDDWRLRDDTFPSNLALFSARNYEQSSGSPAVLRLRREQTAVREYTSGAIASQQEFLYGTFGADLRSSNVSGLITGLFLHRNAPRQEIDIEFLGKDTTKMLVNVYYNPGPIGARMEYGYRGTPVLVDLGFDAAADFHRYEIDWYPDIIRWRVDGVVLHERRQWSPTPIPDRPLELNLNLWYSRSEALAGRLDASQLPAAVEFRSVTVHTPANR, via the coding sequence ATGAATCTGCTCGCCTTCGCTGACGCAAAGGTATTGCTGGCCCACCGCCTGCGGGTCGTGGCACGATTCACGGACTTCCACCGGCGGGTAGACGTCTTCTCCGGGTCTGACGACGTTGATGCACTCCGACGCATTTACGTCATCAATCTCGACCGCAAGCCCAACCGATGGCGGCGCCAACGGCGCGAGTTACACCGCTTTCGTGACCGACGTGGCGAACGACTCTCGGGGCTGACGCGACGATTCTCGGCGATCGACGCCAGATACCTCAACGGCGACATCGACGAGTCGATCCTAGTGCCCTCATTCTCGTTGGCCGAACAGCTCGCCGTCGACCCCCACCCTCGCCTCGTCATCGACGACGCGACGCGTGCTCATCAGATTGCGATGACGCCGCAAGAGGTCGCTGTTGCCTTGTCTCATATCGAGGTCTGGAAGCTGGTCGCACACGGAGACGTGTCAAGTGCTCTGATCCTCGAAGACGATGTCGTGTTCGTCCGGAGTTTCGCCAAAAAGCTAAAAGCGGCGTGGGTCGAACTAACTGACGCCTCGGGCGGCGACTTGCGATTCGACCTCCTCTATCTGGCGTACCGAGAGCTTCGGCCCACAGCGCGCCGGAACTTTGTCCGTCGCAAACCAATTCCTCGGACTGAACCTGGACTTTGGGAGGCGTCCGGTTACGTGCTGAGCCGAGCCGGCGCGCGGAGGCTACTCGACCGATTACCCGCACACGGCCCGATTGACCTGTGGCTGAATCTTCAGTTTGATTCGCTCCTCGTCTATTCGGCGGCCGAACGGATAATCGAACAACGACTCGACGAGCCGTCAACGAACTCATATTCGGTCTTGCCAGCACTTGCGAAAGTTGGACTCCTAACTCAGGAGAAACCGCTTGTGCATGCCGCGGCGAAGTTGCCCGAGCCGGTTATCGCGTTGGGCCCACACGGCTCCGGCCTCACCGCGCTTGCGACGGCACTAGCCATGCTGGGTTACACCTGCTTCAGTGATGCCAATTCGCTGCCGCGACGAGAGCAGGACGCGCTCGACAACAACCGACTCCGAAGCTTCAATGCCTACGTCAACATTGGATCGGTAGCAGGCCTGCATTTCGCCGCGCTCGCCGCAACTTACCCGTCGGCACTGTTTATCTCGACGGCGCCGGATACCCAGTTCGGTGCCATTCCCGTCCATAGGCACCTACATCTCGAACCTCATCACCGCGACAAGTGGGCAGCACTGAGCCATTTCCTCAGCATCGAGTATCCGTCACTCCCCTACCCCGGCGACATTGATCTGGGCCAGCGAACCACGGTCGAAATGCCCGAAACGTCAACCACTGTGAACCAATCGCACGTGCTTCGGGCCGATGTGTCGCCATGGATTCTCCGCCAAGCGGATGACGTACTTCGCGGCTTTCGTACGCTAGACGACACCCGAGTCAAGTCCGCTCACACCACTGTGGATTGGACGAGTGATTCTGCCCTCCCCCTGGATGACTGGAGACTCCGCGATGACACCTTCCCAAGCAACCTGGCGCTCTTCTCGGCCAGAAACTACGAGCAGTCATCCGGATCCCCAGCGGTTCTGAGATTACGCCGAGAGCAGACCGCCGTACGCGAGTACACGTCAGGTGCGATTGCAAGCCAGCAAGAGTTCTTGTACGGGACCTTTGGCGCGGATCTGCGAAGCTCCAACGTCTCGGGCCTGATCACTGGGTTGTTCCTGCACCGTAACGCCCCCCGCCAAGAGATAGATATCGAGTTTTTGGGCAAGGACACAACCAAGATGTTGGTCAACGTCTACTACAACCCAGGCCCCATCGGAGCGCGAATGGAGTACGGGTATCGCGGCACACCTGTGCTTGTAGATCTCGGGTTCGACGCTGCCGCAGACTTTCACCGCTATGAGATCGATTGGTACCCAGATATAATCCGCTGGAGAGTCGACGGCGTAGTACTGCATGAACGTAGACAGTGGAGTCCCACGCCAATCCCAGATCGTCCATTAGAACTCAACTTGAACCTCTGGTACTCGAGATCTGAAGCACTGGCAGGACGGCTCGACGCCTCCCAACTGCCTGCAGCCGTCGAGTTCCGCTCAGTAACCGTTCACACACCTGCAAATAGGTAA